A single region of the Ascaphus truei isolate aAscTru1 chromosome 6, aAscTru1.hap1, whole genome shotgun sequence genome encodes:
- the LOC142498074 gene encoding indolethylamine N-methyltransferase-like, with amino-acid sequence MDSSFHKHYHDEEFDPRGYIDTYFCAETNDMFEEALAYPVKQLFKLFSSGRVRGETLLDVTFGPAVFHLLTACDFFKEINVIEFTDANIREFEMWRNKEPGAADWSHAAKIVCELEGKSEEWEGKEDKARRAVKHIVKCDFTKDNPLEPVVLPQMDCLLCMFVLLVVSKDHQAFRSNLKKLASMLKIGGHMLLVGSCNQSYYCLYMIGEHKFFCLSCDEEFVREAVCDAGFIIENSEALPTKKTSNFTDYDHIMFMTARKEREV; translated from the exons ATGGATTCCAGTTTCCACAAGCATTACCATGATGAAGAGTTTGATCCCAGAGGGTATATAGATACGTATTTCTGTGCTGAAACTAATGATATGTTTGAGGAGGCGCTTGCATATCCGGTTAAACAACTCTTTAAATTATTCTCTTCAG GTCGtgtgagaggggaaaccctgCTAGATGTTACCTTTGGACCAGCAGTTTTTCATCTCTTAACCGCCTGTGATTTCTTCAAAGAGATCAATGTGATTGAATTTACAGACGCAAATATCAGGGAATTTGAAATGTGGAGGAACAAGGAGCCCGGAGCTGCTGACTGGTCTCACGCTGCAAAAATAGTTTGTGAGCTGGAAGGAAAGAG CGAGGAGTGGGAAGGAAAGGAAGACAAAGCAAGAAGAGCAGTGAAACACATTGTCAAATGTGATTTCACCAAAGATAACCCTTTGGAGCCTGTAGTCCTGCCACAGATGGACTGTCTGCTCTGCATGTTTGTCTTACTTGTTGTTAGCAAGGACCACCAGGCTTTCCGTAGCAATCTGAAAAAACTAGCGTCAATGCTAAAAATTGGGGGACATATGTTACTGGTGGGGTCGTGTAATCAATCatactactgct tgtatatgattGGTGAGCACAAATTTTTCTGTCTGTCATGTGATGAGGAGTTTGTAAGAGAGGCTGTTTGTGATGCAGGGTTCATCATTGAGAATTCGGAAGCATTACCTACTAAAAAGACCAGCAATTTCACAGATTATGACCATATTATGTTTATGACAGCACGCAAGGAGAGGGAGGTTTAG